The following proteins come from a genomic window of Thermocrinis jamiesonii:
- a CDS encoding tRNA threonylcarbamoyladenosine biosynthesis protein TsaB: MKILSLDTSFSFLNLSVLENGKLTLIYYEDSNKKSLELLPTVLRKLGLEPKDFDAFCVSIGVGYLTSLRVGITFMKTLAYINQKPIYTYENLELMLKYTLTPPPKSAFLKVSRNLFYRVSDGSSLSPVKVWKGEPLEGNVIALRSHSVDFANYQLDFFPFSAYGALLAYERFLSGDKGEDVFKLEPYYINSLP, encoded by the coding sequence ATGAAAATACTTTCCTTAGACACTTCCTTTTCTTTCCTAAACCTTTCGGTGTTAGAAAATGGAAAGCTAACCTTAATTTACTATGAGGATAGCAACAAAAAGTCTTTGGAACTTTTGCCCACTGTGCTTAGAAAACTGGGCTTGGAACCAAAAGACTTTGATGCCTTTTGTGTATCCATCGGAGTAGGTTATCTAACCTCCCTTAGAGTGGGAATAACCTTTATGAAAACCTTAGCATACATAAACCAAAAACCTATATACACATACGAAAACTTAGAACTTATGCTTAAATACACTTTAACTCCCCCACCAAAGTCTGCTTTCCTGAAGGTAAGCAGAAACCTATTTTACAGGGTGAGTGATGGAAGCTCTTTAAGCCCAGTAAAAGTTTGGAAGGGAGAACCTTTGGAAGGTAACGTAATAGCCCTAAGGTCCCATTCTGTGGATTTTGCCAACTACCAGCTTGATTTTTTCCCTTTTTCAGCCTACGGAGCCCTTCTGGCATACGAAAGGTTCCTGTCCGGTGACAAGGGAGAGGATGTTTTTAAGTTGGAACCGTATTATATTAATTCTTTGCCTTAA
- a CDS encoding ABC transporter permease, giving the protein MSLILRLAIRYLTSVKGSALLVSLIAFLGISLSVSAILLTMGTFSGFQKALKEKILSTTPHVIISVIEEGNYEVEERKLKNLPEVKNVIYVTIYQGMISKEGRVQAVSVKGMKKEEVGLNAEGGVLVGEGLASLLGIGLWDEIVLISPFSVRTPLGFVPKVGYYKVVGFIKTGTFEQDYLTVIMPIEDAQKFFGQQWQLKGYEVYIKDPYLAQEVKEKIGRIFGSKAFVSSWIDLNRQLFNALQLEKMAIFFVLLLMATLSSFNITSLLFMKVRDKVRDIAVLRTYGFKRKDIMLTFLMQGLILGFSGAVFGTFLAFVGQFLINHYRLIRVPSEVYLMDHIPSNIELVDGIITFVLALLISLLASLIPAYRAGKLSVVEILRKD; this is encoded by the coding sequence ATGAGTTTGATTCTTAGATTAGCTATCAGATATCTTACGAGCGTTAAAGGTTCTGCTCTGTTAGTATCTCTAATTGCTTTTTTGGGAATATCTCTCAGCGTAAGTGCCATATTGCTTACGATGGGCACTTTTTCTGGGTTTCAAAAGGCGCTCAAAGAAAAAATTTTATCCACCACACCTCATGTAATAATCAGCGTAATTGAAGAGGGTAACTACGAGGTAGAAGAAAGGAAATTAAAAAACCTTCCTGAAGTAAAGAATGTGATTTATGTAACAATATATCAGGGTATGATTTCCAAAGAAGGAAGAGTGCAAGCGGTGAGTGTGAAGGGAATGAAGAAGGAAGAGGTAGGTTTAAACGCAGAAGGTGGTGTTTTGGTAGGGGAAGGTTTAGCCAGTTTATTGGGTATAGGATTGTGGGATGAGATAGTGTTAATTTCTCCGTTCAGTGTGAGAACACCCCTTGGCTTTGTCCCAAAGGTGGGATACTACAAGGTGGTAGGTTTTATAAAAACGGGCACTTTTGAGCAGGATTATCTAACAGTAATAATGCCCATAGAGGATGCTCAAAAATTCTTTGGACAGCAATGGCAACTGAAGGGTTACGAGGTGTATATAAAGGATCCTTACTTAGCCCAAGAGGTAAAGGAAAAGATAGGGAGAATATTCGGTTCAAAGGCTTTTGTTAGTTCGTGGATAGACCTAAATCGTCAGCTCTTTAACGCTTTACAGCTTGAAAAGATGGCTATTTTCTTTGTCTTACTGCTCATGGCAACCCTATCCTCCTTTAACATAACAAGCCTGCTTTTTATGAAAGTAAGGGACAAGGTAAGGGATATAGCGGTGCTTAGAACTTACGGATTTAAGAGGAAAGACATAATGCTTACCTTTTTAATGCAGGGTCTTATTTTAGGTTTCAGCGGTGCCGTTTTTGGAACATTCTTGGCTTTTGTTGGGCAGTTCTTGATAAACCACTACAGGCTTATAAGGGTGCCTTCAGAAGTTTATCTGATGGATCACATTCCTTCCAACATAGAACTGGTGGATGGAATTATTACTTTTGTTTTGGCATTGCTGATTTCACTTTTGGCAAGCCTTATACCTGCCTACAGGGCAGGGAAATTGAGCGTGGTAGAAATTCTAAGAAAGGACTGA
- the miaB gene encoding tRNA (N6-isopentenyl adenosine(37)-C2)-methylthiotransferase MiaB: MKFFIKTFGCQMNFNDSERIKGILHSLGYEQTNNYEEADLILINTCTIREKPDQKVYSYLGEYKKIKEKNPKALIGVCGCLAQRMGWELVKKAPVVDIMFSSYNIHQLPELIQQAQAGYKAIAILENPPEDEDKLWEYPTVRDNQYCAYVTVMKGCDKNCTYCVVPKTRGRQRSRSLESILSEVKYLIDDGVKEIHLLGQNVTAWGQDIGMHFSELLYRVAEVDGVERIRFTTGHPKDMDEKIAKAIGEIPQVCEHIHMPVQAGSNRILKLMDRGYTKEEYLEKIQMLREYKKGITFSTDVIVGFPTETEEDFEETIDLIKTVKFEQLFSFKFSPRPQTPAYSMEGQVEDEIKTARMERLLNVQKAILSEIAKGYEGTYQEVLIEGWENGKLIGRTRTNRWANVEGPKELLGKTVLVQVVKAHPYSLDCKLVSVLS; the protein is encoded by the coding sequence ATGAAGTTTTTCATAAAAACCTTCGGTTGTCAGATGAACTTTAACGACTCGGAGAGAATAAAGGGGATTTTACATAGCTTGGGATACGAGCAAACAAATAACTACGAAGAGGCGGATCTAATACTTATAAACACTTGTACCATAAGAGAAAAACCAGACCAAAAGGTATACTCCTATCTTGGTGAGTACAAAAAGATAAAGGAAAAGAACCCAAAGGCACTGATAGGAGTGTGTGGTTGTTTGGCTCAAAGAATGGGTTGGGAGCTTGTTAAAAAAGCTCCAGTAGTGGATATTATGTTTTCCTCCTACAACATACACCAGCTTCCAGAGCTTATCCAGCAAGCGCAGGCAGGTTACAAGGCTATAGCCATATTGGAAAATCCACCCGAGGACGAAGATAAGCTTTGGGAGTATCCAACCGTTAGGGACAATCAATACTGTGCATACGTTACAGTTATGAAAGGATGTGACAAAAACTGCACTTACTGTGTAGTGCCAAAGACAAGAGGAAGGCAAAGGTCAAGAAGCTTGGAAAGCATTCTATCGGAGGTAAAGTATCTAATAGATGATGGTGTTAAAGAAATACACCTTCTTGGACAGAACGTAACCGCTTGGGGTCAAGACATAGGCATGCACTTTTCTGAACTGCTTTACAGAGTTGCGGAGGTGGATGGAGTAGAAAGGATAAGATTCACCACAGGACATCCAAAAGATATGGACGAAAAAATAGCAAAGGCAATAGGAGAGATACCTCAGGTTTGCGAACATATACACATGCCTGTGCAAGCAGGTTCTAACCGTATCCTAAAACTCATGGACAGAGGGTACACAAAGGAAGAATACTTGGAAAAAATCCAAATGCTAAGAGAATACAAAAAGGGCATAACTTTTTCTACAGACGTTATTGTAGGCTTTCCTACGGAAACCGAAGAAGACTTTGAGGAAACCATTGATTTGATAAAAACTGTAAAGTTTGAACAGCTCTTTTCCTTTAAGTTTTCTCCAAGGCCCCAAACTCCCGCTTACTCTATGGAAGGTCAGGTAGAAGACGAAATAAAGACCGCAAGGATGGAAAGGCTTTTGAATGTTCAAAAGGCTATTCTTTCTGAAATAGCCAAAGGATACGAGGGCACCTATCAGGAAGTTTTAATTGAAGGTTGGGAAAATGGCAAACTGATAGGAAGGACGCGCACCAACAGATGGGCCAATGTGGAAGGACCAAAAGAGCTCTTAGGTAAAACTGTGTTGGTGCAGGTGGTAAAAGCACATCCGTATAGCTTGGATTGCAAACTTGTTTCAGTCCTTTCTTAG
- a CDS encoding nucleoside deaminase — protein sequence MEKRWIKACLEEAKKAYKIGEVPVGAIIVKDRKIVSRAHNKVERLKDATAHAEMLAIKRALKKLKTKYLYGCTMYVSLEPCPMCAYALILARIEKVVFLAKSEKTGAVMSLYNLLDDLRFNHRVKWEYRPFKEAQLLVEKFFEIKR from the coding sequence ATGGAAAAAAGGTGGATAAAAGCCTGCTTGGAAGAAGCAAAAAAAGCCTATAAGATTGGAGAGGTACCCGTAGGTGCCATAATCGTAAAGGACCGCAAAATAGTATCCAGAGCGCACAACAAGGTTGAAAGGTTAAAAGATGCCACAGCCCATGCGGAAATGTTGGCTATAAAAAGGGCCTTAAAAAAACTTAAGACAAAATACCTTTATGGTTGCACTATGTATGTTTCTTTGGAGCCCTGTCCTATGTGTGCTTATGCACTAATTTTAGCTCGCATAGAAAAAGTAGTTTTCTTGGCAAAAAGTGAAAAAACTGGAGCGGTTATGAGTCTTTATAATCTGTTGGATGACCTTCGTTTTAATCACAGGGTAAAATGGGAGTACAGGCCTTTCAAAGAAGCACAACTGCTTGTTGAAAAGTTTTTTGAAATAAAAAGATGA
- the glmU gene encoding bifunctional UDP-N-acetylglucosamine diphosphorylase/glucosamine-1-phosphate N-acetyltransferase GlmU: MRALILAAGLGSRFRSKKAKVLHTIMNKPMVWYVYQTIKELNVKDIGVVVGHQAEEVKKIFEGEDNLLFFTQKNPKGGTADAVISAIDFWRDYQGYLLVINGDNPLVKSQTIKNMQRYIHLVEEYENIKLSALILSSFFPDPTGYGRVVKDSQGNVIKIVEEKDASFEEKQIKEINGGVYLFYSPHLLNVIFSVKPSPVSGELYLTEVINLMSQRGFVVRSFMAEEQAEVMGVNNRWELAIAENVIRLRIIEKLAKEGNTIHQPETVWIEPSVVLEGDVEIEPGVAIMGNSRLGKGVRVGRGSIIQNSILEEGVIVEPYSVVKDSYIKSGAVVGPFAHVRNQSVVGERSHVGNFVEVKASNIGNQVNAKHLAYIGDATIGDRTNVGAGVVFANYDGKKKYQSYVGENVFIGSNSLIIAPIQIGSYSYIAGGSVINKNIEGGALAIARAKLKVLKDKGKEKLTQSEPGGI, from the coding sequence ATGAGAGCTTTAATACTTGCGGCAGGATTGGGTAGTCGGTTTAGGAGTAAAAAGGCAAAAGTGTTGCACACCATAATGAACAAGCCCATGGTTTGGTATGTGTATCAAACAATTAAGGAACTCAACGTAAAAGATATAGGGGTCGTGGTTGGACATCAGGCTGAAGAGGTTAAGAAAATATTTGAGGGGGAAGATAACCTGTTGTTTTTTACTCAAAAAAATCCGAAGGGAGGGACTGCCGATGCGGTCATTTCAGCCATAGACTTTTGGAGAGATTATCAAGGCTACCTTCTTGTAATCAACGGGGATAATCCTTTGGTAAAAAGCCAAACCATAAAAAACATGCAAAGATATATACACTTAGTTGAAGAGTATGAAAACATAAAGCTAAGCGCCCTTATACTTTCCAGCTTCTTTCCCGATCCAACAGGATACGGAAGGGTAGTAAAGGACAGTCAGGGCAATGTAATAAAAATCGTGGAAGAAAAGGACGCGTCTTTTGAAGAAAAACAGATAAAAGAAATAAACGGTGGAGTTTATCTTTTTTACAGCCCACATTTGCTGAACGTTATTTTTTCAGTAAAGCCAAGTCCAGTAAGCGGAGAGCTTTATCTTACTGAAGTCATCAATTTAATGAGTCAAAGGGGGTTTGTAGTCAGAAGCTTTATGGCGGAGGAGCAGGCGGAGGTTATGGGAGTTAATAATCGTTGGGAGCTTGCTATAGCGGAAAACGTGATAAGGCTAAGGATAATAGAAAAGTTAGCTAAGGAGGGTAATACGATCCATCAACCAGAAACTGTTTGGATAGAGCCAAGCGTAGTTTTGGAGGGTGATGTGGAAATAGAACCAGGGGTTGCCATAATGGGAAACAGTAGATTGGGTAAAGGTGTGCGGGTAGGAAGGGGAAGCATTATACAGAACTCCATTCTTGAAGAAGGCGTAATAGTGGAACCATACAGTGTGGTGAAAGATTCCTACATAAAAAGTGGGGCAGTGGTGGGTCCCTTTGCACACGTGAGGAACCAGTCAGTTGTAGGTGAAAGATCTCACGTGGGGAACTTTGTAGAAGTTAAAGCATCAAACATAGGAAACCAAGTCAATGCCAAGCATCTTGCTTACATAGGCGATGCGACCATTGGCGATCGCACTAACGTAGGCGCAGGTGTAGTCTTTGCCAATTACGACGGTAAAAAGAAATACCAAAGTTACGTAGGGGAAAATGTCTTCATAGGCAGTAATTCTCTGATAATAGCTCCCATACAGATTGGCAGTTATTCTTACATAGCAGGTGGCTCAGTAATAAACAAAAACATAGAAGGGGGTGCTTTGGCTATAGCAAGGGCTAAGTTAAAAGTGCTAAAGGACAAAGGCAAAGAAAAGCTTACTCAAAGTGAGCCGGGAGGGATTTGA
- a CDS encoding GTP-binding protein encodes MIVDLDKKLIRLKVVYYGPAMSGKTTNLESLSKLEGLKLAKIDTKGERTLVFDFSTKKVPVSNMTAYFALYTVPGQEIYKDMRLTVLKGVDGIVFVADAQAHRLEENIRFFELLKEDLSKVGKRYEEVPKVIQYNKMDLDNVLPLEVLEEKINKDGLSSVCASAIRGKGVKEAFSMIEALLLSRLERMLG; translated from the coding sequence ATGATCGTAGATTTGGACAAAAAGCTCATAAGACTAAAGGTTGTTTATTATGGTCCTGCAATGTCTGGTAAAACTACTAACTTAGAAAGTCTTTCCAAATTGGAAGGTTTAAAGCTTGCAAAAATAGATACAAAAGGTGAAAGAACCCTAGTCTTTGACTTTTCAACTAAAAAAGTGCCTGTTAGCAACATGACTGCTTATTTTGCACTCTATACGGTGCCCGGTCAAGAAATATACAAAGACATGAGGCTAACTGTCTTGAAAGGTGTGGATGGTATAGTTTTTGTTGCAGATGCTCAAGCCCACAGGCTTGAGGAAAACATAAGGTTTTTTGAACTTCTCAAAGAAGATTTATCTAAGGTAGGCAAAAGGTACGAAGAGGTTCCTAAGGTCATACAATACAACAAAATGGATTTGGACAATGTGCTTCCTTTAGAAGTCTTAGAGGAGAAAATAAACAAAGATGGATTATCCTCGGTATGTGCCAGCGCTATTAGAGGTAAAGGGGTAAAAGAGGCGTTTAGTATGATAGAAGCATTGTTGCTATCACGTTTGGAGAGAATGTTAGGATGA